From a single Theropithecus gelada isolate Dixy chromosome 10, Tgel_1.0, whole genome shotgun sequence genomic region:
- the THBD gene encoding thrombomodulin encodes MSEAASQGLRAAARSVWAGMDRSGCRHPRPALLCSGTAQSQCQRFPRRLHAVRLGNMLGVLLLGVLTLAGPGFPAPVEPQPGGSQCVEHDCFALYPGPATFLDASQICNRLRGHLMTVRSSVAADVISLLLSGDRGVSRRLWIGLQLPPACGDPKPLGPLRGFQWVTGDNNTSYSRWARLDLNGAPLCGPLCVAVSAAGATAPGEPVWEEQQCDVKADGFLCEFYFPVTCRPLAVEPGAATAAVSITYGTPFAARGADFQALPVGSSAAVAPLGLELMCAAPPKAVQGHWAREAPGAWDCSVENGGCEHACNTIAGAPRCLCPAGAALQADGRSCTHSCNDLCEHFCVPNPDKPDSYSCMCETGYRLAADQHRCEDVDDCLLVPSPCPQRCVNTQGGFECHCKPGYDLVDGECVEPVDPCFRANCEYQCQPLNQTSYLCVCAEGFAPIPHEPHRCQMFCNQTACPADCDPNTRGNCECPDGYILDDGFMCSDIDECENGGYCSGVCRNLPGTFECLCGPDSARVRLIGKDCDSAEVDGGDDGSGEPPPGPTPGCTSSPPAVGRVHSGVLIGISIASLCLVVALLALLCHLRKKQGAARAKMEYKCAAPSKEVVLQPVRTERKPQRL; translated from the coding sequence ATGTCAGAGGCTGCCTCGCAGGGGCTGCGCGCCGCGGCCAGAAGTGTCTGGGCTGGGATGGACAGGAGCGGCTGTCGCCATCCGCGTCCTGCGCTCCTCTGCTCCGGCACGGCCCAGTCTCAGTGCCAACGCTTTCCTCGGCGCCTGCACGCTGTGCGCCTGGGTAACATGCTCGGGGTCCTGCTCCTTGGCGTGCTGACCCTGGCCGGCCCGGGGTTCCCCGCACCCGTAGAACCGCAGCCCGGTGGCAGCCAGTGCGTGGAGCACGACTGCTTCGCGCTCTACCCGGGCCCCGCGACTTTCCTCGATGCCAGTCAGATCTGCAATAGACTGCGGGGCCACCTAATGACAGTGCGCTCCTCAGTGGCTGCCGATGTCATTTCCTTGCTACTGAGCGGCGACCGCGGCGTTAGCCGGCGCCTCTGGATCGGCCTTCAGCTGCCACCCGCCTGCGGCGACCCCAAGCCCCTCGGGCCCCTGCGCGGTTTCCAGTGGGTTACGGGAGACAACAACACCAGCTACAGCAGGTGGGCGCGGCTCGACCTCAATGGGGCTCCCCTCTGCGGCCCGTTGTGCGTCGCTGTCTCCGCTGCTggcgccactgcgcccggcgagCCGGTCTGGGAGGAGCAGCAGTGCGATGTGAAGGCCGATGGCTTCCTCTGCGAGTTCTACTTCCCAGTTACCTGCAGGCCCCTGGCTGTGGAGCCCGGCGCCGCGACTGCTGCCGTCTCCATCACCTACGGCACCCCGTTTGCGGCCCGCGGAGCGGACTTCCAGGCGCTGCCGGTGGGCAGCTCCGCCGCGGTGGCGCCCCTCGGCTTAGAGCTGATGTGCGCCGCGCCGCCCAAAGCGGTCCAGGGGCACTGGGCTAGGGAGGCGCCGGGCGCTTGGGACTGCAGCGTGGAGAACGGCGGCTGCGAGCACGCGTGCAATACGATCGCAGGGGCTCCTCGCTGCCTGTGCCCAGCCGGCGCCGCCCTGCAGGCAGACGGCCGCTCCTGCACGCACTCCTGCAACGACCTCTGTGAGCACTTCTGCGTTCCCAACCCCGACAAGCCGGACTCCTACTCGTGCATGTGCGAGACGGGCTACCGGCTGGCGGCCGACCAACACCGGTGCGAGGACGTGGATGACTGCTTGCTGGTGCCCAGTCCGTGCCCACAGCGCTGTGTCAACACACAGGGTGGCTTCGAGTGCCACTGCAAACCTGGCTACGACCTGGTGGACGGCGAGTGTGTGGAGCCCGTGGACCCGTGTTTCAGAGCCAACTGCGAGTACCAGTGCCAGCCCTTGAACCAAACAAGCTACCTCTGCGTCTGCGCGGAGGGCTTCGCGCCCATTCCCCACGAGCCGCACAGGTGTCAGATGTTTTGCAACCAGACTGCCTGTCCAGCCGACTGCGACCCCAACACCCGGGGTAACTGTGAGTGCCCTGACGGCTACATCCTGGACGACGGTTTCATGTGCTCGGACATCGACGAGTGCGAAAACGGCGGCTACTGCTCTGGGGTGTGCCGCAATCTCCCTGGTACCTTCGAGTGCCTCTGCGGGCCCGACTCGGCCCGTGTCCGCCTGATTGGCAAAGACTGTGACTCCGCCGAAGTGGATGGTGGTGACGACGGCTCTGGGGAGCCCCCCCCAGGCCCGACGCCCGGCTGCACCTCGAGTCCCCCGGCCGTGGGGCGCGTGCATTCGGGCGTGCTCATAGGCATTTCCATCGCGAGCCTGTGCCTGGTGGTGGCGCTTTTGGCGCTCCTCTGCCACCTGCGCAAGAAGCAGGGCGCCGCCAGGGCCAAGATGGAGTACAAGTGCGCGGCCCCTTCCAAGGAGGTAGTGCTGCAGCCCGTGCGGACCGAGCGGAAGCCGCAGAGACTCTGA